The Kozakia baliensis genome includes a region encoding these proteins:
- a CDS encoding GNAT family N-acetyltransferase has protein sequence MLLGRQIRTQRLLLEPVSWRDMQDMVRLKTNAAAFGWMLGGVRSLQRVEDEMAEDLSFWAKRGVGIFVIREHGKFVGMTGLHERPDGRGLGLRFALLPEAAGRGIAREAAGAALRFALDTGVPRVIGVTREDNLASRIVLGSIGMHHTESFERDGYTMMVYEITQ, from the coding sequence ATGCTATTAGGCCGTCAAATACGCACGCAGCGCCTCCTGCTCGAACCGGTAAGCTGGCGAGACATGCAGGACATGGTGCGGCTCAAGACCAACGCGGCGGCATTCGGCTGGATGTTGGGTGGGGTGCGCTCGCTCCAACGGGTCGAAGATGAAATGGCCGAGGATTTAAGCTTCTGGGCCAAGCGTGGCGTTGGTATTTTCGTTATCCGAGAACACGGAAAATTCGTCGGCATGACTGGGCTGCATGAGCGGCCGGACGGGCGCGGGTTGGGCTTGCGTTTTGCTCTGCTGCCGGAAGCGGCGGGGCGGGGCATTGCGCGGGAGGCTGCGGGCGCGGCTTTGCGTTTCGCGCTCGATACGGGTGTTCCGCGTGTGATCGGGGTGACGAGGGAAGATAACCTGGCTTCGAGAATTGTGCTCGGAAGCATCGGGATGCATCACACCGAAAGCTTCGAGCGCGATGGCTATACGATGATGGTGTATGAGATTACGCAATAG
- a CDS encoding HPP family protein → MLWRLAACSSAVRCIRGGASALTAVLAQPAAHGWVSAVAFPFLPVGLNAVFLVLAGVLFHRVTGHTYPHIARLPIVPDRTGHFRREDIQVALGQLSDRLDVSLADLEELFVLTEQAAEGREKQGVSKNG, encoded by the coding sequence TTGCTCTGGCGATTGGCGGCATGTTCGTCAGCCGTTCGCTGCATCCGCGGCGGTGCTTCGGCATTGACGGCAGTGCTTGCCCAACCTGCCGCCCATGGCTGGGTCAGCGCGGTGGCTTTTCCGTTTCTACCCGTTGGATTGAACGCGGTCTTTCTCGTGCTGGCTGGCGTTTTGTTTCATCGGGTGACCGGGCATACCTATCCGCACATTGCTCGGCTACCGATCGTTCCAGATCGCACCGGGCATTTTCGGCGCGAGGATATTCAGGTCGCGCTAGGCCAATTGAGTGATCGGCTAGACGTCAGTCTTGCCGATTTGGAAGAGCTTTTCGTCCTGACGGAACAGGCGGCGGAAGGGCGCGAAAAGCAAGGTGTTAGCAAGAACGGTTAA